The Micromonospora siamensis genome contains the following window.
GGACGCCACCCCGCCGCTGGTCTTCGCCGGGTACGCCCGGCCTCTGCTGGCGAACGACCCCCGCTTCCGGGCGGCGACGGCGGGTCGGGCGCACGGGCCGGCCGCGTTGCTCGGCCGGGCGGTGGACGTCCGCCGCAGCACGGTGACGGTGCCGCTCGGGCCGGCGGCGGGACGGAACCTGGCGGTCCTCGGTCGCGACGACGAGGCGCGACGGCTGCTGGTCACCGCCGCCCGGAGCGTGGCCGCGCACCATCCGGAAGCCCGGTTCGTGTTGGCTCCGCTGGTCGAGGGTTCGGTGGACGCGGCGGACGAGTTGGCCGGCGCGCTGGCCGGGCACCCCGTGGAGACGGTGGACGCGGCCGGCCTGCGGGCGGCGATGGCGGCGGGCGAGCCCGGCTACCTGGTGGTGTTCGGGCTGGACGCGGTGGCCGAGGCGGACCTGCCCGGCGAGCAGTTGCGGTCGGTGCTGCTCGACGGCCCGGCCGCGGGGCTGCACCTGTTGGGCTGGTGGCGGTCCGCGGCCCCGCTGACCACGCTGCTCGGCCCGGCCGGTGAGGTGGACAAGCTGACCGCCGTGGTGGTGACGGACCTGCCGGGTGCCCGGTTGGAGCAGCTCTTCGACCGGCCGGTGCTGTGGCGTCCCCGGCCCGGCCGGGCGATTCTCTGGGACGGTCCCGGCGAGCGGGGGGCCGTGCTGGCGCCCTTCGGGGAGGCGGACCAGTGAGCGCGAGGAGTGAGCCGGGTCTGCGAGCCCCGCAGTCGCGAACAGAGGTGGACCAGTGACCGGCGTCGACACCGGGACCGCCGTGCCGGCCCCCCGCCCGGCCGCCGACGGCGATCCGGCGGGGGCGGCCTGGGCGGACTACGTGGCGGCGGCCCGCCAGCTGGACGGGGTACGGCGGACTGCGGCGACCGCCGCCGGTGAGCAGGCGCGCGCGGTGCAGGCCGCCCGCGAGGAGCTGTCCGAGGTACACGCGCGGCTGGCGCCGCAGCAGGCGCGGCTGCGGGAGCTGGGCGTACCCGCGATCTCGCTGGTGCCGTCGCCGCCGGAGCTGACCGAGGCGGCCCGGTCGATGGCGGGTGGGCCGACGGCGGTGCTGGCGGCCCTGCGCGCGGCCCGGGGCTGGGCGGACGCCGCGGACGGGGTGCTGGAGGCGCGGAGCCGGCTGCGACCGACGTCGTGGCCGGTCGGGCCGCGCAACCTGCTGGTGTACGGGCCGCTGGCGCTGCTCGTCCCGGTGCTCCAGGTGATCCTGTTCGTGGCCACCGGCACCGGTGCGGCGAGCATCGCCGCGCTGGCCTGCGGACTGCCGATGCCGGCGGTGGCGTTCATGCTGGGCTGGTTGGGCATCGGGCGGCTCTTCCCGGCCGGACCGGACGGCGGGGTCGAGCGGACGCCCCGCTTCGGAGCGCTGGTCTGCCTGGTGCCGGCGGTGCTGGCCACCGCCGGGATCGTGCTGGCCATGCTGGCCGGCTGAGGCCGGTCACCGGCCGACGCGTCAGCCGGCCGGATCTGCCCCGCTCAGCGGTGCAGGATCAGCGACATCGCCTCGGCGCGGGACTTGGCGTCCTCCTGGTGGATGCCGCGTACGGCGGAGGTGATGGTCTTCGCGCCGGACTTCTGGATGCCGCGCATCGCCATGCACATGTGCTCGCACTCCAGTACCACGATGACGCCGGCCGGGGCCAGCCTGGTCATCAGCAGGTCGGCGATCTGGGAGGTGAGCCGCTCCTGGACCTGGGGCCGGCGGGCGAAGACCTCGACCAGCCGGGCCAGCTTGGACAGGCCGGTGATCCGACCGTCCGGGCCCGGGATGTAGCCGATGTGCGCGCTGCCCCGGAACGGGAGGAGGTGGTGCTCGCAGAGGCTCATCACGTCGATGTCGCGGACGAGGACGAGCTCCTGGTGATTGGCCTCGAAGGTGGTGCTGAGCACCTGCGCGGGGTCGACCCGCAGGCCGGCGAAGAGTTCCGCGTACGCGCGGGCGACCCGGGCCGGGGTCTGCTGGAGGCCGTCCCGGTCGGGGTCCTCGCCGACGGCGACGAGGATCTCCCGGACCGCCTTCTCGATCCGGGCGAGGTCCATGGTGTCCTCGACCGGCCGGCCGGTGAGCTTGCCGCTGATCAGTCGGGCGGCGACGTAGTCGAGCGCCTCGTCCCCGGGCTCGGTGGACGAGGCGGCCAGCCCCGATCGCTCGGGGCTGGCCGCGTTGTCGCTGTTCAGTGGAGACCGTCCGAGTTGTTCGAGGCGCCTCCGACGGAGATGCCGTCGGCCGTGGCCTGCGCCCTGAGCTTCTCCTGCTCGGCCGGGGTGAGCACGGGCGGCTCGGTGGAGGGCATCCGCTTGCCGAAGCCGTTGTACGGGGCCATCGGCGGGCGCTTGACCACCCGAGCGGCGATCCGAGCCATGTCGGCGGTGGAGAGCGTCTCCTTCTCCATCAGCTCCAGGACCATGTTGTCCAGGACGTCCCGGTATTCCACCAGGATCTCCCAGGCCTCGTCGTGGGCCAGCTCGATCAGGGCCCGCATCTCGCCGTCGATCTCGGCGGCCACCGCGTCGGAGTAGTCCCGCTCGTGGCCCATGTTGCGGCCGAGGAACGGTTCGTCTCCGCTGGTGCCGTACTTGATCGCGCCGAGCTTGGAGCTCATGCCGTACTGCGTGATCATCGCGCGGGCCAGCTGGGTGGCCTTCTCGATGTCGTTGCCGGCTCCCGTGGTGGGCTCGTGGAAGACCAGTTCCTCGGCGGCCCGGCCGCCCAGCGCGTACGCCAGGGTGTCGATCATCTCGGCGCGGGTCTGGGTGTACTTGTCCTCCGTGGGGAGCACCAGGGTGTGCCCCAGCGACCGGCCACGGGACAGGATCGTCACCTTGTGCACCGGCGCCGCGTGCGGCAGCGCCCAGGCGACCAGCGCGTGCCCACCCTCGTGGTACGCGGTGATCTTCTTCTCCTGGTCGCTCATCACCCGGGTCCGGCGCTGCGGGCCGGCGATCACCCGGTCGATCGACTCCTCGAGCGAGTCGTTGGTGATCGCCCGCTGGTCCTTGCGGGCGGTGAGCAGAGCCGACTCGTTGATCACGTTGGCCAGGTCGGCGCCGCTGAAGCCGGGGGTCCGCCGGGCCACCGAGTCGAGGTCGACGTCGGGGGTGAACGGCTTGCCCTTGGCGTGCACCCGCAGGATCGCCTTGCGGCCCTCCATGTCGGGGGCGTCGACCGGGATCTGCCGGTCGAAGCGGCCCGGGCGCAGCAGCGCCGGGTCGAGGATGTCCGGCCGGTTGGTGGCGGCGATCAGGATGACGCCGCCCTTGGTGTCGAAGCCGTCCATCTCGACGAGCAGCTGGTTGAGGGTCTGCTCGCGCTCGTCGTGACCGCCGCCCATGCCGGCGCCGCGGTGGCGGCCGACGGCGTCGATCTCGTCGACGAAGACGATCGCCGGGGCGTTCGCCTTGGCCTGCTCGAAGAGGTCGCGGACCCGGCTGGCGCCGACACCGACGAACATCTCGACGAAGTCGGAGCCGGAGATGGAGTAGAACGGCACCCCGGCCTCGCCGGCGACGGCCCGGGCGAGCAGCGTCTTACCCGTTCCGGGCGGGCCGAAGAGCAGCACGCCCTTCGGGATCTTGGCGCCCAGGGCCTGGTACTTCGCCGGGTTCTGGAGGAAGTCCTTGATCTCGTGGAGTTCCTCGACGGCCTCCTCGGCCCCGGCCACGTCCGCGAAGGTGGTCTTCGGCGTGTCCTTGGTGATCATCTTCGCCTTGGACTTGCCGAAGTTGAGCACCCGGGAGCCGCCGCCCTGCATCTGCGACATGAAGAACAGCAGCAGGAGCACCAGCAGCGCGATGGGCAGCAGGTTGACCAGCAGGCTCACCCAGATGCTGTCCGAGGAGACCTTGGTGTCGGCCGGACCCGTGATCCGGTTGGCCGACTTGGCCTCCAGGACCTCGTTCCAGACCTGGCCGCCCACCTCGTACGGGAACTGGGCCTCGATCCGGTCGGTGTTGGTGTCACCGAACTTGGCCTTGTCCTTCAGGTCGATCTGGAGCGTCTGCTCCTTGTCCTGGAAGACGACCTTTTCGATGCCACCCTTGTTGAGCTGGTCCAGCGCGACGGACGTGTCCACCCGGTGGTAGCTGGGTCCAGCGGTGAACAGCTGACTGAGCACAACGGCGCCGAGGATGACCAGGATGATCCAGACCACCGGTCGGCGGAAGAAACGCGTACGTTCCATGCTGTCGTCGAGCGCCGAGACGCCCGCATCCTCCTGATCGACGTCCTGACCGACTGAATGGTGTCGCCGCCGTGGGCGGCGGCCGCAGCCGCCGTGCGGGCCGGCTCGACCCCCGAGGCGCGAAACTGCCGCGCCGCGGTCATTCGACGGTACACCGTCAGTGCCGGATGTGAGCTTGCGAGCCCGGCACTTACGCGTACGGCGAACCCGGGTTTGGGCCGGCGTGACGCGAAGTCCGCGCCCGTCCTCAGGACCGCCCGGTCACGCGGCTCGAGGGGTCGGGCGTGGAGAGTGCCTCCACGTCACCGACCCATACCGTAGTCCGTTCAGCTGAGAGCCCGCTGAACGTCCGCTTGACGAGACCGGCACCGACGGCGGATCCGGCGGCCCGGCCCGCTCGGGCGCGGGCGTGGATCTCGCGGGCCGCGCCTCAGAGAGTGTTGGGTAACCCAGTGACTACTTCGGGTTGAGTTCGTCGTCGAGGCGTCGAGCTGCTTCGGTCTCGATCGGGCCTTGCGGTTCGATGTCCTCGCCGGCGAGGCGGGCGGCCATCAGGCGGATCATGGCGACTTTGATCATCGCTTCGGCGTGCGCGGGCTTGCGTTCGTAGTCGCGGGCCAACCGTCTGCACCGTCCCAACCAGGCAAAGGTCCGTTCCACCACCCACCTGCGGGGTAGCACCTGGAAGCCTTTCACGTCGGCGTTGCGGGCCACGATCTGCAGGTCGAGTCCGGCGTGGGTGCGGGCCCACGCCAGCAGGCCTTTGTCGACCTGGTTGACGTAGCCGGCGTCGGCCCAGACCAGACCCAGCAGCGGGAACGTCTCGGTGATCCTCGCCAGGACCAGCTTGGCGCCGGCACGCTCCTGGATCGACGCGGAATGCACCACGGCCTTGAGCAGCAGCCCGCACGTGTCGACCAGGACATGCCGCTTACGGCCCCGCGTGCGTTTGCCGGCGTCGTAGCCGATCGCCTCACCGCCCTGATGACTGTGCGCGGTCTGCGAATCGAGGACCGCCGCCGACGGCTGCGGATCACGTCCCTCGGCCACTCGCACCGCGTCGCGCAGCAGGTCGTGAACCCGATCCCACGTGCCGTCGGCGCTCCAGCACCGGAACCACCGGTAGGCCACGTCCCACGGCACGAGGTCATGGGGCACATGCCGCCACGCCGTACCAGTGCGCAACACGTACAGGATCGTGTCAATGACCAGCCGACGTGGATACCGCAACGGCCGACCACCCCGCCGCGGATCCCGCACCGGCAGCAACGGCTTGATGACCGCCCACTGCCCATCCGTCAACGACGACTCGTAGGCCGGTTTACAGACACAGCGACACAGAAGTGATCTTCCCCGACACGGTCAACGAAGATCACGTCCAGGTATCACAACACTCTCTCAGGCGCGGGCGTAGACCTCGGGCTTCAGGACGCCCACGAAGGGCACCTCGCGGTAGCGCTCGCCGAAGTCGAGGCCGTAGCCGACGACGAACTCGGTGGGGATGTCGAAGCCGACGTACTTGACCGGGACCGGCACCTTGACCGCGTCCGGCTTGCGGAACAGGGCCACCACCTCGACGCTGGCCGCCGAGCGGGACTCCAGGTAGCGCAGCAGCCAGGAGAGGGTGAGACCGGAGTCGACGATGTCCTCGACGACCACGACGTGCCGGCCGGCGATGTCCCGGTCCAGGTCCTTGAGGATCCGGACCACGCCCGAGGAGGTGGTGCCCTGGCCGTACGAGGAGACGGCCATGAACTCCAGCTCGGCGGGGGGACCCTGCCGGCCCAGCGCCCGGGCGAAGTCGGCCATGAACATGACCGCGCCCTTGAGGACGCAGACGAGCAGCAGCCCGTCCTCGACGTGCGCGTAGTCCGCGGAGACCTGCTTGGCGAGCTCCGCTGTCTTCTCGCGGATCTGCGCCTCGGAGATGATCACGTGGTCGATGTCGGCGTCGTACCAGGAGCCGTCAGCCATGACTCCTAGCCTGCCGTACGCCCGGCGGCCTCCGTCGGCGGGGCCGCCGGTTTCGCCACGACCCCGCCGGGATTTTTCACCGCGTACGGCGCAAATCACCTCAGCAGGGGCGGGACTGCCAACGGCGGCCGTCGGCCGTCGGCTTCCAGTCGGCCGAGTCGCGGCTGTCCGTGGTGAGGCCGGCGGCCGATGCGACGGCCAGCGCGAGGAGCAGGAGGAGGAGCAGAAGGAAGGTCATGGCGGCGCTCGCTTTCGCGTGGTTATAGGTGGTTTTCGCCGCCGGTGCGCACCGGACTGCACCCAGTCTGCGCCCCACCCACCACGACGGACAGCGGCAGAAAAGACACTGACCATCGATATCCTGCCACCGCTTCGGTTACCCTCGTCACATGCTCCGATCGGTGGCCGTCCTCGCGCTCGACCGGGTCGCCGCGTTCGAGCTGGGCGTGCTCGCCGAGGTCTTCGGCACCGACCGCACCGCCGACGGCTTCCCCGGCTACCGCTTCGCGGTGTGCACCCCCGACGGCGGCCCGGTCCGCACCGCCTCCGGCTTCCAGCTCGTCCCGCACGCCGACCTCGCCCCGATCGAGGAGGCCGACCTGGTGGCCGTCCCCGCCCACGGCGACGGCTGTGCCCTCCCCGAGCCGGCGCTCGCCGCCCTCCGGCGGGCCGCCGAGCGGGGCGCCTGGCTGCTCAGCGTCTGCGCCGGCGCGTTCGTGCTCGGCGCGGCCGGGGTGCTCGACGACCGGGACTGCACCACCCACTGGCGGTACGTCGACGAGCTGCAACGACGCCATCCACGCGCCCGGGTCAGCTGCAACTCGCTCTACGTCCAGGACGGCCGGCTGCTCACCAGCGCCGGCACCGCCGCCGGCATCGACGCCTGCCTGCACCTGGTCCGCCAGGAACACGGCTCGGCGGTCGCCACCCGGCTGGCCCGCCGGATGGTCGTCCCGCCGCACCGCGACGGCGGCCAGGCCCAGTACGTCGAGGCGCCCATCCCGCGCGCACCCGAGGCGCCCACCCTGGAACCGGTGCTGGAGTGGCTGATGGGTCACCTGGACCGACCGGTCACCGTGGAAGACCTGGCCGGCCGGGCCGGCATGGCCCCGCGTACCTTCGCCCGCCGGTTCCGCGCCGAGACCGGCACCACCCCGCACGACTGGGTGACCAGCCAGCGGGTGCTGCTGGCCCGGCGGCTGCTGGAGGAGACCGCGCTGAGCGTGGAGGAGGTCGCCGGCCGGGCCGGTTTCGGCGACGCCGCCGGGCTGCGGCACCACTTCACCCGACGGGTCGGCACCACCCCGCACAGCTACCGGGCCACCTTCCGGGCCCGGATCGCGGCTCACCAGCCGTAGCCACCGCCGTCGACCCGGGGCTCCGAGCCCACCGCGTACCCGCCGCCGGGCAGCCGCAGGATCGCCTGGCCGTACCCGAAGACCGTCGGCTCGACCGCGACGGTCACCTCGTGCCCGCGGGACCGCAGCCCGGCGACCAGGTCGCCGTCCAGCTCCGGCTCGACCAGCAGCGACCGACCGGCGTGCCAGTACCAGCGCGGCGCGTCCAGCGCCGCCTGCGGATCGCGACCGGCGTCCAGCAGCGCGGAGACGAACTGCACGTGCCCCTGCGGCTGCATGTGGCCGCCCATCACCCCGAACGGCCCCACCGGCGCACCGTCCCGGGTCAGGAAACCCGGGATGATGGTGTGGAACGGGCGCTTCGCCGGTCCCACCGCGTTCGGGTGGGTCGGGTCGAGCCGGAAGCCCAGACCCCGGTTCTGCAGGGCGAAGCCGTGCCCGGGAAGCACCACCCGGGACCCGAAGGCCAGGTAGGTGGACTGGATCAGGCTGACCATCATGCCCGCCGAGTCGGCCGTGCAGAGGTAGACGGTGCCGCCGCGCTCCGGGTCACCGGCTGCCGGCGTACCCGCCCGGTCGGTCACCAGGGCTCGCCGCGCCGCCGCGTACCCGGGGTCGAGCAGGGCAGCCGTCGGGACCGCCACCCGCTCCGGGTCGGCGACGTACGCGTGCGCGTCGGCGAAGCCGAGCTTCACCGCCTCGACCTGCCAGTGCAGCCGCGACACCGGATCGAGCGCCGCGAGGTCCACCCCGTCGAGCACGTTCAGGGCGAGCAGCGCGGCCAGCCCCTGGCCGTTCGGCGGCAGCTCCCACACCTGGTGGTCCCGGTAGGTGGCGGCCACCGGGTCCACCCAGGTCGAGGCGTGCGCCGCGAGGTCGTCGCCGGTGAGCAGCCCGCCGGTCCGGGCGGCGTGGGCGTCCAGCGCCGCCGCGATCCGCCCCCGGTAGAAGTCCGCCGCGCCGGTGACGGCGATCCGGCGCAGGGTCTCCGCCGCATCCGGGTTGCGCCACCGCTCGCCGGGCCGGGGCGCCCGACCGTCGACGGTGAACACCCGGCGGAACTCGGCGAACTCCTCCCCCGCCGGGTCGGCGGGCCCGGCCAGGGCCCGCGCCCAGGTGGCCGCCACCCCGGGGGAGACCGGGTGCCCGTGCTCGGCGTACCCGATCGCGTCGGCGAAGAGGTCCGCGAAGGGCAACGAGCCGAACCGGTCGTGCAGGTCCCGCCAGCCGGCCGGCGCGCCCGGCACGGTCACCGGCAGCCAGCCCCGGGCCGGCATCGCCGGCCCGTGCGACTGGGCGCCACCGAGCGCCTCGGCCGGCGCGGTCTCCCGCCGCTCCGACGCGGCGAGCACCAGCTCCCGGGTCAGCCCGGCCGGCGACCGCCCGGAGGCGTTCAGGCCGTGCAGCCGGTCACCGTCCCAGACGATCGCGAACAGGTCGCCGCCGATGTCGTTCGACGGCGGTTGCAGCACGGTCAACGCGATCGCGGTGGCCAGCGCCGCGTCGACGGCGTTGCCGCCGCGCCGCAGCACGGCCAGGCCGGTGGCCGCGGCGAGCGGATGGCTGGTCGCCACCGCGCCGTGGGGGGCGAAGAGCGGCATCCGGGGGTACGCCATCCGCCATGTCTACCGCGTCCCGCGGCTCCCGGTCGATCCCCGCCCGGCCACGCGCCGCCCGAGCACGCGCCGTCCGCCCGAGCACGTCGCCCGTCGCCCGTCGGAATCAAGATGCGGATCGAGCGTGATGACTCAGAGGTATGAACATGCCTCTCAGTCATCACGCTCATGCGGAGATATGCCGCCTGGTCCCTCTCGGTGCGCCGGCCGGCGATGAGGGATGCACTGGCCGGTCAGCCCCGTCCGCCCCCTCGGCCCCGGCGGACCACGACGAGGAGAGGCGCCGCCCGGTCCGCCCCGGCGGACCACGACGAGGAGGCGCCGCCAGGTCAGGCTCGATCCGTCCCGGTGCCCGGTCCGAGGGCGACGAGCCGGTTCGCGCGGCGCGCAACGAGCAGGCCGCCGGGCAGGTGCGCCGGTCCCTGTCCGTGCCACGCCGTCACCAGCGCGTCCAACGCCAGCACGTGCCCGTGCGCCAGGGCGGCCGGCGGCGCGCCCAGCTCCCGCGCCCAGGCGTGCAGCACGCGGCTGCGTACCGCCGGTGGCAGGTCGGTCAGGGCCGGCACCGCGAGCCCGTCCGCGACCCGGGCGGCGGCCAGCGCCGCGACCGCCAGGTCGTCGAGCGCGGCGGCGTCCTCGGCGACCAGCCGGGCCGTCCGGGCCAGGTTGGCCACCACTCCGGGGCCGAGCACCCGGACCAGCTCCGGCAGCAGGTCGTGCCGGACCCGGGCGCGGGCGTACGCCGGGTCGGTGTTGTGCGGGTCGTCCCAGGGCGTCAGGCCCAGCGCGACGCAGGCCGCGCGGGTCTGCTCCCGGCCGACGTCCAGCAGCGGGCGCAGCAGCGGCACCCCGGCCAGCTCCCGCCGCTCGGGCATCCCGGCCAGCCCGCGTGGGCCGGCACCTCGGGCCAATGCCAGCAGCACCGTCTCGGCCTGGTCGTCGCGGGTATGACCGGTGAGCAGCGCGACCGCCCGGTGCTCCCGGGCGCAGTCCACCAGCGCCTGGTAACGGGCCTCGCGGGCGGCCGCCTCCGGGCCACCCGGCCGGCCGGCGACGGTCACCCCCACCGCCTGCGCCGGATGCAGCCCGGCGTCGGCCGCCCACTTCGCCACCTCGGCGGCGCGGTCAGCCGAACCGGGCTGCAACCCGTGGTCGACGCTCACCAGCCCGGGACGCAGCCCCAGCCGGGGCGCCACGAAGGCGGTCGCGGCGGCCAGCGCCATCGAGTCCGCCCCTCCGGAGCAGGCGACCAGCACGGTGCCGCCGGATGGCAGCCCGGTCAGCGCACGGCGGACTGCGGCCCGGACCTCGGCAACCGACGGGGCGAGGGCGGCCACGGTGGACGGCTCAGTCGGCGACCGGGACGCCGCCGGCCGGCCCGTGCACGCGGGCCACCCAGGCGTCCGGGTCGCCCAGCTCCTCGATCCGCGGCAGGGTCAGCGGCGAGCTGAAGATCTTGTTGAAGCCGGCCATCCCGACCCGCTCGACCACCCCGTGGACGAACTTGCGGCCCTCGGCGTACTGGCGCATCTTGACCTCGACACCGAGCAGCCGGCGGATCGCCTTCTCCAGCGGGTTGCCGGACTCGCGGCGCCGGTTGAACGCGGCACGGATCGACTCGACGCTGGGAATCACCTGCGGGCCGACGCCGTCCATCACGAACTCGGCGTGCCCCTCCAGCAGGGTCATCAGGGCGGTGAGCCGGTCCAGCACGGCCCGCTGGGCAGGCGTCTGGACGATGTCCAGGACGCTGCTGCGACTCTCCGGGTCCTTCACCGCGTCGGAGAGCGTCGCCACTCCCCGGCGCAGTCGTTCCAGCAGGTGCTCGCTGTTCTGCGAGGCGTCGACGAAGGCCTGCACCTCGCCGAGGAAGTACGCCCGCATCCACGGCACCGAGGTGAACTGGGTCCGGTGGGTCACCTCGTGCAGGCAGACCCAGAGCCGGAAGTCCCTCGGGTCGGCGCCGAGCTTCCGCTCCACCTCGACGATGTTCGGGGCGACCAGCAGCAGCTGGCCGGGGTCGCCGGAGAAGACCTCGTACTGGCCGAGGACCCGGCCGGAGAGGTACGCCAGGACGGTGCCGGCCTGGACCCCGGTGAGCCGGGAGCCGATCGCCTCGGTCAACGGGCCGGGCTGCTTGTCCTTGGAGAGCCGGCTGACCAGCGGGGTGACCACCTCGCGCAGGCCGGCGATGTTCACCGCCGCCCAGTCCCTCCGGTCCACCACCTTCACCGGCGGATGGGCCACCTGCGAACGCAGCCCGGTGTAGTCGGCCACGTGCCCGGCCGCCTCCTCGGTCAGCCGACGCAGGTCGGCGACCACGTCGGTGGCCTCGGCGTACGACACGCGGGGGCCCGACTTGCTCAACGCCCCCGCCGTAGCGGCTGCCAGATCCCAGTCCACGAACTGCGCCATCACCCCACCGTACCCGGGCCGGAACACCCCGAACCGTCGTCGACCGGGCACCGCCGGGGGCGCGGCGGTCAGCGGCAGCCGCAGACGGCCAGGGCGGAGGTGATCCGGTCGAGGGCCCGGCGGGTGCCGTCCATCGAGTCCGCCGGCGCCTGGTCGGTGAGCACGGCGAAGGTGAGCAGCCGCCCGTCGGCGGTGGTGACCAGGCCGGCGATCGCGTGCACCCCGGTCAGCGTGCCGGTCTTGGCCC
Protein-coding sequences here:
- the folE gene encoding GTP cyclohydrolase I FolE, with translation MAASSTEPGDEALDYVAARLISGKLTGRPVEDTMDLARIEKAVREILVAVGEDPDRDGLQQTPARVARAYAELFAGLRVDPAQVLSTTFEANHQELVLVRDIDVMSLCEHHLLPFRGSAHIGYIPGPDGRITGLSKLARLVEVFARRPQVQERLTSQIADLLMTRLAPAGVIVVLECEHMCMAMRGIQKSGAKTITSAVRGIHQEDAKSRAEAMSLILHR
- the ftsH gene encoding ATP-dependent zinc metalloprotease FtsH — translated: MERTRFFRRPVVWIILVILGAVVLSQLFTAGPSYHRVDTSVALDQLNKGGIEKVVFQDKEQTLQIDLKDKAKFGDTNTDRIEAQFPYEVGGQVWNEVLEAKSANRITGPADTKVSSDSIWVSLLVNLLPIALLVLLLLFFMSQMQGGGSRVLNFGKSKAKMITKDTPKTTFADVAGAEEAVEELHEIKDFLQNPAKYQALGAKIPKGVLLFGPPGTGKTLLARAVAGEAGVPFYSISGSDFVEMFVGVGASRVRDLFEQAKANAPAIVFVDEIDAVGRHRGAGMGGGHDEREQTLNQLLVEMDGFDTKGGVILIAATNRPDILDPALLRPGRFDRQIPVDAPDMEGRKAILRVHAKGKPFTPDVDLDSVARRTPGFSGADLANVINESALLTARKDQRAITNDSLEESIDRVIAGPQRRTRVMSDQEKKITAYHEGGHALVAWALPHAAPVHKVTILSRGRSLGHTLVLPTEDKYTQTRAEMIDTLAYALGGRAAEELVFHEPTTGAGNDIEKATQLARAMITQYGMSSKLGAIKYGTSGDEPFLGRNMGHERDYSDAVAAEIDGEMRALIELAHDEAWEILVEYRDVLDNMVLELMEKETLSTADMARIAARVVKRPPMAPYNGFGKRMPSTEPPVLTPAEQEKLRAQATADGISVGGASNNSDGLH
- a CDS encoding IS5 family transposase → MCRCVCKPAYESSLTDGQWAVIKPLLPVRDPRRGGRPLRYPRRLVIDTILYVLRTGTAWRHVPHDLVPWDVAYRWFRCWSADGTWDRVHDLLRDAVRVAEGRDPQPSAAVLDSQTAHSHQGGEAIGYDAGKRTRGRKRHVLVDTCGLLLKAVVHSASIQERAGAKLVLARITETFPLLGLVWADAGYVNQVDKGLLAWARTHAGLDLQIVARNADVKGFQVLPRRWVVERTFAWLGRCRRLARDYERKPAHAEAMIKVAMIRLMAARLAGEDIEPQGPIETEAARRLDDELNPK
- the hpt gene encoding hypoxanthine phosphoribosyltransferase → MADGSWYDADIDHVIISEAQIREKTAELAKQVSADYAHVEDGLLLVCVLKGAVMFMADFARALGRQGPPAELEFMAVSSYGQGTTSSGVVRILKDLDRDIAGRHVVVVEDIVDSGLTLSWLLRYLESRSAASVEVVALFRKPDAVKVPVPVKYVGFDIPTEFVVGYGLDFGERYREVPFVGVLKPEVYARA
- a CDS encoding GlxA family transcriptional regulator, producing MLRSVAVLALDRVAAFELGVLAEVFGTDRTADGFPGYRFAVCTPDGGPVRTASGFQLVPHADLAPIEEADLVAVPAHGDGCALPEPALAALRRAAERGAWLLSVCAGAFVLGAAGVLDDRDCTTHWRYVDELQRRHPRARVSCNSLYVQDGRLLTSAGTAAGIDACLHLVRQEHGSAVATRLARRMVVPPHRDGGQAQYVEAPIPRAPEAPTLEPVLEWLMGHLDRPVTVEDLAGRAGMAPRTFARRFRAETGTTPHDWVTSQRVLLARRLLEETALSVEEVAGRAGFGDAAGLRHHFTRRVGTTPHSYRATFRARIAAHQP
- a CDS encoding gamma-glutamyltransferase family protein encodes the protein MAYPRMPLFAPHGAVATSHPLAAATGLAVLRRGGNAVDAALATAIALTVLQPPSNDIGGDLFAIVWDGDRLHGLNASGRSPAGLTRELVLAASERRETAPAEALGGAQSHGPAMPARGWLPVTVPGAPAGWRDLHDRFGSLPFADLFADAIGYAEHGHPVSPGVAATWARALAGPADPAGEEFAEFRRVFTVDGRAPRPGERWRNPDAAETLRRIAVTGAADFYRGRIAAALDAHAARTGGLLTGDDLAAHASTWVDPVAATYRDHQVWELPPNGQGLAALLALNVLDGVDLAALDPVSRLHWQVEAVKLGFADAHAYVADPERVAVPTAALLDPGYAAARRALVTDRAGTPAAGDPERGGTVYLCTADSAGMMVSLIQSTYLAFGSRVVLPGHGFALQNRGLGFRLDPTHPNAVGPAKRPFHTIIPGFLTRDGAPVGPFGVMGGHMQPQGHVQFVSALLDAGRDPQAALDAPRWYWHAGRSLLVEPELDGDLVAGLRSRGHEVTVAVEPTVFGYGQAILRLPGGGYAVGSEPRVDGGGYGW
- the tilS gene encoding tRNA lysidine(34) synthetase TilS, producing MAALAPSVAEVRAAVRRALTGLPSGGTVLVACSGGADSMALAAATAFVAPRLGLRPGLVSVDHGLQPGSADRAAEVAKWAADAGLHPAQAVGVTVAGRPGGPEAAAREARYQALVDCAREHRAVALLTGHTRDDQAETVLLALARGAGPRGLAGMPERRELAGVPLLRPLLDVGREQTRAACVALGLTPWDDPHNTDPAYARARVRHDLLPELVRVLGPGVVANLARTARLVAEDAAALDDLAVAALAAARVADGLAVPALTDLPPAVRSRVLHAWARELGAPPAALAHGHVLALDALVTAWHGQGPAHLPGGLLVARRANRLVALGPGTGTDRA
- a CDS encoding zinc-dependent metalloprotease produces the protein MAQFVDWDLAAATAGALSKSGPRVSYAEATDVVADLRRLTEEAAGHVADYTGLRSQVAHPPVKVVDRRDWAAVNIAGLREVVTPLVSRLSKDKQPGPLTEAIGSRLTGVQAGTVLAYLSGRVLGQYEVFSGDPGQLLLVAPNIVEVERKLGADPRDFRLWVCLHEVTHRTQFTSVPWMRAYFLGEVQAFVDASQNSEHLLERLRRGVATLSDAVKDPESRSSVLDIVQTPAQRAVLDRLTALMTLLEGHAEFVMDGVGPQVIPSVESIRAAFNRRRESGNPLEKAIRRLLGVEVKMRQYAEGRKFVHGVVERVGMAGFNKIFSSPLTLPRIEELGDPDAWVARVHGPAGGVPVAD